Proteins from a single region of Candidatus Eremiobacterota bacterium:
- a CDS encoding general stress protein B translates to MSTPERKSGSGMSVREAGQKGGETVKKKYGPEFYEMIGRKGGQATKKAHGHAFYEAIGKKGGKKGGEATRDRYGPEFYETIGQKGGQKVKALIEQGKKAAAEAAEAAEKKAS, encoded by the coding sequence ATGTCAACCCCAGAACGCAAGTCCGGCAGCGGTATGTCCGTTCGTGAAGCCGGCCAAAAAGGCGGCGAGACCGTCAAGAAAAAATACGGCCCCGAGTTCTACGAGATGATCGGGCGCAAGGGCGGCCAAGCCACCAAGAAAGCCCACGGCCATGCCTTCTACGAGGCGATCGGCAAAAAGGGCGGCAAGAAGGGCGGCGAGGCGACCCGCGATCGTTACGGCCCGGAATTCTACGAGACGATCGGTCAGAAGGGCGGCCAGAAGGTCAAAGCTCTGATCGAGCAAGGCAAGAAGGCCGCAGCCGAAGCAGCCGAGGCAGCGGAGAAGAAGGCCAGCTAG